A single genomic interval of Oryza sativa Japonica Group chromosome 7, ASM3414082v1 harbors:
- the LOC4344400 gene encoding probable serine/threonine-protein kinase PBL7 gives MACCFACLGAGGGKMKKKKKSPPQIPPASERDNPPNLASSTVMKQDQDSFQLAANEDILVSNGSSENRRIAARTFTFRELAAATSNFRVDCLLGEGGFGRVYKGYLETVDQVVAIKQLDRNGLQGNREFLVEVLMLSMLHHPNLVNLIGYCADGDQRLLVYEYMPLGSLEDHLHDPPPGKSRLDWNTRMKIAAGAAKGLEYLHDKANPPVIYRDLKCSNILLGEGYHPKLSDFGLAKLGPIGDKSHVSTRVMGTYGYCAPEYAMTGQLTLKSDVYSFGVVLLEIITGRRAIDNTRAAGEQNLVAWARPLFKDRRKFPQMADPALHGQYPSRGLYQALAVAAMCVQEQPTMRPLIGDVVTALAYLASQTYDPEAHGVHHTSRLMSPGTQGV, from the exons ATGGCGTGCTGCTTCGCCTGCCTGGGCGCTGGCGGCgggaagatgaagaagaagaagaagtcgcCGCCTCAGATCCCACCGGCCTCAG AAAGAGATAACCCACCAAACCTGGCCTCATCGACAGTGATGAAGCAGGATCAGGATTCGTTTCAATTAGCTGCTAACGAGGACATCCTTGTGAGCAATGGATCATCCGAGAACCGCCGCATTGCAGCTCGGACCTTCACCTTTAGGGAGCTCGCTGCGGCCACAAGCAACTTCAGGGTCGATTGCCTGCTCGGTGAGGGCGGTTTTGGAAGAGTGTACAAAGGCTATTTGGAGACTGTCGACCAG GTTGTCGCAATAAAGCAGCTCGATCGCAACGGACTGCAAGGCAACAGGGAGTTTCTTGTTGAAGTTCTTATGCTCAGCATGCTGCACCACCCAAATCTTGTTAACCTTATTGGATATTGTGCCGATGGTGATCAGAGGCTTTTAGTTTATGAGTATATGCCATTAGGTTCTTTGGAAGACCATCTTCACG ATCCTCCACCAGGCAAGTCACGGCTTGATTGGAATACAAGGATGAAGATAGCTGCTGGTGCAGCGAAGGGTTTGGAATATTTGCATGACAAAGCCAATCCTCCAGTCATATACCGAGATTTGAAGTGTTCAAATATCTTGCTTGGGGAGGGATATCACCCAAAATTGTCTGACTTTGGATTGGCAAAGCTCGGCCCAATTGGCGATAAATCCCATGTTTCCACTAGAGTGATGGGTACATATGGATACTGTGCTCCTGAGTATGCTATGACTGGCCAGCTGACTCTCAAGTCAGATGTTTATAGTTTTGGTGTTGTTCTGTTGGAGATCATTACAGGACGAAGAGCTATCGACAACACCCGAGCAGCAGGGGAGCAAAATCTTGTTGCATGG GCCCGGCCCTTGTTCAAGGACAGGAGGAAGTTCCCCCAGATGGCAGATCCAGCGCTTCATGGTCAGTATCCATCGAGAGGATTGTACCAGGCCTTGGCTGTTGCTGCGATGTGTGTCCAAGAGCAACCGACCATGAGACCCCTGATCGGGGATGTTGTTACAGCTCTCGCTTACCTTGCCTCCCAGACTTATGATCCAGAGGCACAT